One segment of Struthio camelus isolate bStrCam1 chromosome 25, bStrCam1.hap1, whole genome shotgun sequence DNA contains the following:
- the TMEM98 gene encoding transmembrane protein 98: METVVIVAIGVLATIFLASFVALVVVCRQRYCRPKDLLHHYDTKPIVDLIGAMETQSEPSELELDDVVITNPHIEAILENEDWIEDASGLVSHCIAILKICHTLTEKLVAMTMGSGARVKSPASLSDIIVVAKRISPRVDDVVRSMYPPLDPKLLDARTTALLLSVSHLVLVTRSACHQTSGMDWIDRSLSVAEEHLAVLREAALAAEPERALPGAESFLQEQSAI, encoded by the exons ATGGAAACTGTCGTCATCGTGGCCATCGGGGTGCTGGCCACCATCTTCCTGGCCTCCTTCGTGGCGCTGGTCGTGGTTTGCCGGCAGCGCTACTGCCGGCCCAAGGACCTGCTGCACCACTACGACACCAA GCCCATCGTGGATCTCATCGGGGCCATGGAGACGCAGTCAGAGCCCTCTGAGCTGGAGCTGGATGACGTGGTGATCACCAACCCCCACATCGAGGCCATCCTGGAGAACGAGGACTGGATTGAAGACGCCTC GGGCCTGGTTTCACACTGCATCGCCATCCTGAAG ATCTGCCACACGCTGACCGAGAAGCTGGTGGCCATGACCATGGGCTCAGGGGCCCGTGTGAAATCACCCGCCAGCCTCAGCGATATCATCGTGGTGGCCAAGCGCATCAGCCCCAG GGTGGATGATGTGGTGAGATCCATGTACCCGCCACTGGATCCCAAACTGCTGGATGCGAG GACCACggccctgctgctctctgtgaGCCACCTCGTCCTGGTGACCCGCAGCGCCTGCCACCAAACCAGTGGCATGGACTGGATCGACCGGTCCCTGTCGGTGGCTGAGGAGCACCTGGCTGTGCTGCGGGAGGCGGCGCTGGCTGCCGAGCCGGAGCGGGCGCTGCCGGGTGCTGAGAGCTTCCTGCAGGAGCAGTCGGCCATCTGA